The proteins below come from a single Deltaproteobacteria bacterium genomic window:
- a CDS encoding ABC transporter ATP-binding protein gives MKTRRILEVRGLNKHFGGLHAVKDVDFDLFEGDRSAIIGPNGAGKTTFFNLLTGYHRADSGRVIFEGKDITNWPSHGISRLGISRAFQISNIFPKLSVFDNVRSAVQAQMGKAFDIFGRASQVGVEETERILALCGLAENRAVVAGELSQGDKKKLELALALAGKPKLLFLDEPTAGMSLEETRETMLLVDRLNEEFNLTILFTEHDMAVVFDHALRITLLNRGEIIITGTPEQVRSNESAQRIYLGEY, from the coding sequence ATGAAAACACGGAGAATTCTGGAGGTTAGAGGGCTGAACAAGCATTTTGGTGGCCTACACGCAGTCAAGGATGTGGATTTTGATCTTTTCGAAGGCGACAGATCGGCGATCATTGGACCCAACGGCGCCGGCAAGACAACATTTTTCAATTTGTTGACTGGCTATCACCGTGCGGATTCGGGGAGAGTCATCTTTGAGGGGAAAGATATTACCAACTGGCCTTCCCATGGTATATCTAGATTAGGCATATCTCGAGCTTTTCAGATCAGCAATATTTTCCCTAAACTCAGCGTCTTTGATAACGTGCGTTCTGCCGTGCAGGCTCAGATGGGCAAAGCATTTGATATCTTTGGGCGAGCCAGTCAAGTTGGCGTAGAAGAAACGGAGAGAATACTTGCCCTTTGCGGCCTTGCTGAAAATCGCGCCGTGGTAGCCGGCGAACTCTCACAAGGCGACAAGAAAAAGCTTGAACTGGCTCTCGCTCTCGCCGGCAAACCCAAGCTGTTGTTTCTAGACGAGCCTACTGCAGGCATGTCTCTCGAAGAAACCCGTGAAACCATGTTGCTCGTCGATCGTCTCAATGAGGAATTCAACCTCACCATTTTGTTTACCGAGCATGACATGGCGGTGGTTTTTGACCACGCCCTGAGAATCACTCTGCTGAATCGCGGCGAGATCATCATCACTGGAACTCCTGAACAAGTCAGAAGTAACGAATCTGCACAACGAATCTACCTGGGCGAGTATTGA
- a CDS encoding ABC transporter ATP-binding protein, whose product MGHLVVNDIHTFYGTSHILFGVSLEVKPGECVCLLGRNGVGKSTTLKTIMGLTQARKGSITYNGKNIVGLPPYEIARMGIGYIPDERLVFPDLTVRENLEIAAKPPLTSEIPPWSVERIYELFPILAQLDRRPAGYLSGGEQQMLTSGRTLMGNPSLMLLDEPVEGLAPVVVQEIARQIKHLKKLGLTILFAEQNIKFATEISDRAYVLEGGRVRFEGTMAELEEQPDIKENYLMI is encoded by the coding sequence ATGGGACATCTGGTGGTAAATGACATCCACACATTTTATGGCACCAGTCACATCTTGTTTGGGGTATCCCTGGAAGTAAAGCCAGGTGAATGTGTTTGCCTGCTCGGGCGCAACGGTGTTGGCAAGAGCACCACACTGAAAACTATAATGGGACTGACGCAAGCCAGAAAAGGTAGCATAACTTACAATGGCAAGAACATCGTGGGACTGCCCCCTTACGAGATAGCTCGTATGGGCATAGGTTATATACCTGATGAGCGGTTGGTCTTTCCTGATCTGACCGTGCGTGAGAATCTTGAAATCGCAGCAAAACCTCCCCTGACGAGTGAGATTCCACCGTGGTCTGTAGAGCGAATATACGAACTGTTTCCTATATTGGCACAGCTGGACCGTCGCCCGGCAGGCTATCTGAGTGGGGGGGAGCAACAGATGCTGACCAGCGGTCGAACCCTCATGGGAAACCCTTCCCTCATGTTGTTGGATGAACCCGTTGAGGGGCTGGCTCCTGTTGTGGTGCAGGAGATAGCCAGGCAGATCAAACACCTGAAGAAGCTGGGGCTCACAATTCTCTTTGCCGAACAGAATATCAAGTTTGCCACTGAAATTTCCGACAGAGCCTATGTTCTCGAAGGGGGGCGAGTCCGCTTCGAGGGAACCATGGCAGAGTTGGAAGAGCAGCCTGACATTAAAGAAAATTACCTGATGATTTGA
- a CDS encoding carbon-nitrogen hydrolase family protein, protein MTQFRVAVVQAGPVPFDPERSIEKACGLASEAAERGAKIVVFPEAFVSAYPKGQDFGARVGMRSPEGRTDFRRYWESAIAVPSPATDSLGTAARHNNIYMVIGVIERDGGTLYCTALFFAPDGTLLGKHRKLMPTAMERLIWGFGDGSTLPVFETPLGRIGSVICWENYMPMLRMAMYSKGIQLYCAPTVDDRDTWIPTMQHIALEGRCFVLASCQYIKRGDYPEDYEAIHDDTPDTVMIRGGSCIVSPLGRILAGPSYDGECILTADIDLGDIARGKYDFDVTGHYARPDVFRLYVNECATPAVVWKTAETVDPFVQEKETS, encoded by the coding sequence ATGACACAGTTTCGAGTGGCTGTTGTGCAGGCCGGGCCAGTTCCATTTGATCCTGAACGCAGTATAGAGAAAGCCTGCGGTCTTGCCAGCGAGGCGGCCGAGCGTGGGGCCAAAATAGTTGTCTTTCCCGAGGCCTTTGTTTCGGCCTATCCCAAGGGGCAGGATTTTGGTGCCAGGGTTGGCATGCGGTCGCCCGAAGGAAGGACCGACTTCCGCCGCTACTGGGAAAGTGCCATTGCCGTTCCGAGCCCTGCAACAGACAGCCTTGGAACAGCTGCCCGCCACAACAATATCTACATGGTCATAGGAGTTATTGAGCGTGACGGTGGCACCCTTTACTGCACAGCATTGTTTTTTGCCCCTGATGGCACTCTGTTGGGCAAGCACCGCAAACTGATGCCGACGGCGATGGAGAGACTTATCTGGGGCTTCGGTGATGGTTCCACCCTGCCAGTTTTCGAAACTCCTCTAGGAAGAATTGGTAGCGTAATCTGCTGGGAGAACTATATGCCGATGCTTCGTATGGCCATGTATTCCAAAGGTATTCAGCTTTATTGTGCGCCAACTGTTGACGACAGGGACACCTGGATCCCGACGATGCAGCATATAGCCCTGGAAGGACGCTGTTTTGTCCTGGCGAGCTGCCAGTACATCAAACGGGGCGATTATCCTGAAGATTATGAAGCAATTCATGATGATACCCCCGATACTGTAATGATCCGCGGTGGCAGCTGCATTGTCAGCCCGCTCGGCCGTATTCTAGCGGGTCCGAGCTATGATGGTGAGTGTATCCTGACTGCTGATATCGACCTTGGGGATATTGCGCGGGGCAAGTACGATTTCGACGTCACAGGTCACTACGCTCGGCCTGATGTATTCCGCCTCTATGTGAACGAGTGTGCAACTCCGGCCGTAGTATGGAAAACAGCTGAAACTGTAGATCCCTTTGTCCAGGAGAAAGAGACTAGTTGA